The genome window TCATATTTCCCGGTCTTAGAGGGAGCACTGTAGGCAGCTATGTCATTTACGCTCTAAAGCAATATGGAAAAGCACCTTCTGCAATGATTGTGAGGAAAGCAGATCCAATATTAATAGCAGGGGCTGTTCTGGCCGAGATCCCCCTAGCAGAGGGAATAAATGAGAAGGATATGGAAGAGGCTAAGGAGTTCAGGAGGGGTATATTCGATGGAGAGAGAAGTGTGCTCATGTTTATTGATTAGTCCTTTCTCCTCTCCTTTCTGAGCTCTCTGAGCTTCGCTACAACATCTAGCCAGCTTGCTATAGCTCGGGAGAGCTTCAGATCTTCATCATAGGATGACGTTCTTCCTATGTCTTCCGAGAGAATCTCCAGCTGCTTCAATATCTTTTCCTCCATCCTCGCAAAGAGAGGGGTCGAGATCTCAATGACTGCTTCCGTTTCATCAGAAACGATTGCTACTTTTCCATGAATTGGGCAAACTATATCTCCATTTTTCAAGCGAAAGAGCGGAGAACCACAGATTGGGCATGATTGGGAGAGCATGGCTGCACCTTGCCTCAACAGCTCTGCCCCCTTCTTTGCCGCATCCTCGTGCCCACCCATCTTTATCCTCCCCCTTAAGAAAGGAACCTTGAGCTCAGCATGCTTAAACTAGGGGTCGC of Fervidicoccaceae archaeon contains these proteins:
- a CDS encoding DUF126 domain-containing protein, whose translation is MRKKEIKLKVLVEGKAEGEVVVYQSPLSFLGEVDPKEGAILLRGGDRLKIADKIFIFPGLRGSTVGSYVIYALKQYGKAPSAMIVRKADPILIAGAVLAEIPLAEGINEKDMEEAKEFRRGIFDGERSVLMFID
- a CDS encoding Sjogren's syndrome/scleroderma autoantigen 1 family protein, which encodes MGGHEDAAKKGAELLRQGAAMLSQSCPICGSPLFRLKNGDIVCPIHGKVAIVSDETEAVIEISTPLFARMEEKILKQLEILSEDIGRTSSYDEDLKLSRAIASWLDVVAKLRELRKERRKD